The following proteins are co-located in the Egibacteraceae bacterium genome:
- a CDS encoding pilus assembly protein TadG-related protein: HATPPHHATPPHHATPPHEGTPAGGRPGARDEAGAVVLWLLGLCVVLLFVGGLSLDLWRAFSDRRALAGAVDAAAVAGASGIDAEVLRATGQVVLDPPVAEGLAAANLSAQTDLGAVTGVEITATPTVITVTATGTVDLTLTRVLLDPAPLTIRVTATAGPHRSP; the protein is encoded by the coding sequence CCACGCCACCCCACCGCACCACGCCACCCCACCGCACCACGCCACCCCACCGCACGAGGGCACGCCGGCGGGCGGTCGCCCCGGAGCGCGCGACGAGGCCGGCGCCGTGGTCCTGTGGCTGCTCGGCCTGTGCGTCGTGCTGCTGTTCGTCGGCGGTCTGAGCCTTGACCTGTGGCGGGCGTTCAGCGACCGTCGTGCGCTAGCCGGGGCCGTGGACGCCGCCGCCGTCGCCGGGGCCTCCGGCATCGATGCGGAGGTGCTCCGCGCCACCGGCCAGGTGGTGCTCGACCCCCCGGTCGCGGAGGGCTTGGCCGCCGCGAACCTGAGCGCGCAGACCGACCTCGGCGCGGTCACAGGCGTCGAGATCACCGCCACGCCCACCGTGATCACCGTCACGGCCACCGGCACCGTCGACCTGACCCTGACCCGGGTGCTGCTCGACCCCG